A DNA window from Phaeobacter sp. A36a-5a contains the following coding sequences:
- a CDS encoding MFS transporter encodes MRFDRFWRIPSARRNCNEGSPMNTPHLQEPQTRWGVVMIIWVAGLGAAAQYGKIAIIFDQLGLLYPAAGSSLSLTVTMVGVLGILLGVVAGGFVASFGYRRSLVWALWIGAAMSALQALHLPYGLFLATRLIEGLSHLGIVVAAPTLIPQICSPRHRGTALSIWSTFFGVSFALLVWFGLPLVAGFGLLSLFGAHALVMAVLALLLGRVLKSVQVPPRLPLPKLAELPGLHLEIYRSPAKVAPAAGWLFYTTCFVALLTVLPPHLDADVRVGVVSAMPLVSIATSMTLGVWLLRRVAAVRVVQAGFLLAAGGAVWLLLMPGLPLACMALAVAFGLVQGASFASVPQLNAEAAEQAQSNGAMSQAGNMGNAIGTPLLVAAVALGGYHGMMGMALLLFLGGLAVHVMLARRRAQRAAI; translated from the coding sequence ATGCGCTTCGACCGGTTTTGGCGGATTCCAAGCGCCAGGCGCAATTGCAATGAGGGCAGCCCCATGAACACCCCCCACCTCCAGGAACCGCAGACCCGCTGGGGCGTGGTGATGATCATCTGGGTCGCCGGCCTGGGGGCAGCGGCGCAATACGGCAAGATCGCGATCATTTTTGATCAGCTGGGGCTGCTGTATCCGGCTGCGGGGTCATCGCTGAGCCTGACGGTGACCATGGTCGGGGTGCTGGGCATTCTGCTGGGCGTGGTTGCGGGCGGGTTTGTCGCCTCCTTCGGCTATCGCCGCAGCCTTGTCTGGGCGCTGTGGATCGGGGCGGCGATGTCGGCGCTTCAGGCGCTGCATCTGCCTTATGGTCTGTTTCTGGCAACACGGCTGATCGAAGGTCTGTCGCATCTGGGGATCGTGGTGGCAGCCCCAACACTGATCCCGCAGATCTGTAGCCCGCGCCACCGTGGCACGGCGCTGTCGATCTGGAGCACCTTCTTTGGCGTGTCCTTTGCACTGCTGGTCTGGTTCGGCCTGCCGCTGGTTGCCGGTTTCGGCCTGTTGTCGCTGTTTGGCGCCCATGCGCTGGTGATGGCGGTTCTGGCGCTGTTGCTGGGGCGGGTGCTGAAATCGGTGCAGGTGCCGCCGCGTCTGCCGCTGCCCAAGCTGGCGGAGCTGCCGGGCCTGCATCTTGAGATCTACCGCTCTCCGGCCAAAGTGGCCCCGGCGGCGGGCTGGCTGTTCTATACCACCTGTTTCGTGGCGCTGCTTACGGTCCTGCCGCCGCATCTGGATGCGGACGTACGGGTCGGCGTGGTCAGCGCCATGCCGCTGGTCAGCATTGCCACCTCGATGACACTCGGGGTCTGGTTGCTGCGCCGGGTGGCGGCGGTGCGGGTGGTGCAGGCGGGGTTCCTGCTGGCCGCTGGTGGCGCGGTCTGGCTGCTGCTGATGCCGGGGCTGCCGCTGGCCTGCATGGCGCTGGCGGTGGCCTTTGGTCTGGTGCAGGGGGCCAGCTTTGCCTCCGTGCCGCAGCTGAATGCTGAGGCGGCAGAGCAGGCGCAGTCCAATGGCGCGATGAGCCAGGCCGGCAATATGGGCAATGCCATTGGCACGCCGCTGTTGGTGGCGGCTGTTGCGCTTGGCGGATACCACGGGATGATGGGGATGGCGCTGCTGCTGTTTCTTGGCGGCTTGGCCGTGCATGTGATGCTGGCCCGGCGGCGGGCGCAAAGGGCAGCTATCTGA
- a CDS encoding fatty acid desaturase: MSTTDESNQPQAAAKSARDWVKILAQYRDPSPLRSSFELAVTVVPFLLLWALAWWSLSISYWLTLAISVLIAAFLLRLFTIQHDCGHGSFFSNRRLSDWTGRIIGVLTLTPYDVWRRTHSIHHSTHGNLGKRGMGDIHTMTVAEYHAENRWGRLMYRLYRHPVTLFAIGPGYLFFLQNRIPYGLMGQARYWISAMGTNLTIILALAVIWYFGGLMPLLLIFVPATLLAATAGLWLFYVQHQFETTQWEQEEDWHLHDAALHGSSHYVLPPVLQWISANIGIHHVHHLYSRIPFYRLPQVLRDHAELAEGNRMTIRESLANARLHLWDEKTKRLLSFAQARQLYG, encoded by the coding sequence ATGAGCACGACAGACGAATCCAACCAGCCGCAGGCGGCTGCGAAATCCGCCCGCGACTGGGTCAAGATCCTGGCCCAATACCGCGACCCAAGCCCCCTGCGCAGCAGCTTTGAGCTGGCGGTGACGGTCGTGCCCTTCCTGCTGCTCTGGGCCCTGGCCTGGTGGTCGCTGTCGATCAGTTACTGGCTGACGCTGGCCATCTCCGTTCTGATCGCCGCCTTCCTGCTGCGGCTGTTCACCATTCAGCACGATTGCGGCCATGGCTCCTTCTTCAGCAACCGTCGGCTCAGCGACTGGACCGGTCGCATCATCGGGGTGCTGACCCTCACGCCATATGATGTCTGGCGCCGCACCCATTCGATCCATCACAGCACCCATGGCAATCTGGGCAAACGCGGCATGGGCGATATCCACACCATGACCGTGGCCGAATACCACGCCGAAAACCGCTGGGGCCGTCTGATGTATCGGCTCTATCGCCATCCTGTGACGCTTTTTGCCATCGGTCCCGGCTATCTGTTCTTCCTGCAAAACCGTATCCCCTACGGGCTGATGGGCCAAGCCCGCTACTGGATCAGCGCCATGGGCACCAATCTGACCATTATTCTGGCGCTGGCGGTGATCTGGTATTTCGGCGGGCTGATGCCGCTGCTGCTGATTTTTGTGCCCGCCACGCTGCTGGCTGCCACCGCCGGGCTGTGGCTGTTCTACGTCCAGCATCAGTTCGAGACGACACAGTGGGAGCAGGAAGAGGACTGGCACCTGCATGACGCCGCCCTGCATGGCAGCTCGCATTATGTTCTGCCGCCGGTGCTGCAATGGATCAGCGCCAATATCGGCATCCACCACGTTCATCACCTTTATAGCCGCATTCCCTTCTACCGGCTTCCCCAGGTGCTGCGCGACCACGCCGAACTGGCCGAGGGCAACCGGATGACCATCCGCGAAAGCCTCGCCAATGCGCGGCTGCACCTCTGGGACGAGAAGACCAAGCGCCTGCTGTCCTTTGCCCAGGCGCGCCAGCTCTACGGCTGA
- a CDS encoding O-linked N-acetylglucosamine transferase, SPINDLY family protein has product MNKPLRTKHLPKSARRRLETPAPSPALALKAEAGRAFIEADYPRARDFATRALAFEPDNATLHAEIASSFMQEKKYELALKHLMGALKLEPTNPKWLSAIGTILFLMDKLTDAVGFFEAVYQIEPENAMNVSRLVQSQMNLCDWTVYKDQKNKLRILDNDPANGDPFTTLLYVDDAALQKKRVVSKTKNKVTISERKVARKFNRTPVAGRKIRIGYFSCDFFNHATMFLMARHFELHDRDNYEIYIYDYSREPSDVMRQRVLDAADCYRPIHNLKDEDVAELARGDSLDIAIDLKGYTKDARPTIFGFRAAPVQISYLGYPGTTGMPAMDYFVADAVTVPKEGRRHFSEKILYMPNCYQVNDNSRPHPETGPTRADMGLPEDAVVFCSFNNHNKVSPAEFDIWMDLLKEVDGSVLWFLAVPGVIRDNIRKEAEARGVPADRIVFAGRCPTPHHIARLPLADIFLDTFACNAHTTASETLWSGVPVVTKPGQQFAARVAASVVTAVGCPELIAETEEEYRALALRLARNAEERQALREKLKANIATTPLYDTEQYVRDFEALLTKAIQRYDDGLKPDHLSLAEGKV; this is encoded by the coding sequence ATGAACAAGCCATTGCGCACCAAACATCTTCCGAAATCAGCGCGTCGCAGGCTGGAAACTCCGGCGCCATCGCCGGCGCTGGCGCTGAAAGCAGAGGCGGGGCGTGCCTTTATCGAGGCTGACTATCCACGCGCGCGCGACTTTGCGACCCGCGCGCTTGCCTTTGAGCCGGACAACGCGACGCTGCATGCGGAGATTGCTTCCAGCTTCATGCAGGAGAAAAAATACGAACTGGCGCTGAAGCATCTTATGGGTGCGCTTAAACTTGAGCCGACCAATCCGAAATGGCTCAGCGCGATCGGGACCATTCTGTTTCTGATGGACAAGCTGACAGATGCCGTTGGCTTCTTTGAGGCGGTTTATCAGATCGAACCGGAAAATGCGATGAATGTCTCCCGGCTTGTGCAGTCGCAGATGAACCTTTGCGACTGGACCGTCTACAAGGATCAGAAGAACAAGCTGAGGATCCTCGATAACGACCCGGCCAACGGCGATCCGTTCACCACGCTGCTCTATGTCGATGACGCCGCGTTGCAGAAGAAACGCGTGGTGAGCAAGACGAAGAACAAGGTGACGATTTCCGAACGGAAAGTGGCCCGTAAGTTCAACAGGACTCCGGTGGCTGGTCGCAAGATCCGGATTGGCTATTTCTCCTGCGATTTCTTCAATCACGCGACCATGTTCCTGATGGCGCGCCACTTCGAATTGCATGACCGTGATAACTACGAAATCTACATCTATGACTACAGCCGCGAACCAAGCGATGTCATGCGTCAGCGCGTGCTCGACGCTGCCGACTGCTACCGGCCGATCCATAACCTGAAAGACGAGGATGTCGCGGAGCTGGCCCGGGGGGACAGTCTGGACATCGCGATCGATCTGAAAGGCTACACCAAAGACGCAAGGCCAACGATATTCGGCTTTCGCGCGGCACCGGTGCAGATCTCCTATCTCGGCTACCCAGGCACCACGGGAATGCCCGCGATGGACTATTTCGTCGCTGACGCTGTCACCGTACCAAAAGAGGGGCGGCGCCATTTCTCAGAAAAAATCCTGTATATGCCGAATTGCTATCAGGTAAATGACAACAGTCGTCCCCATCCCGAGACCGGACCGACCCGCGCGGATATGGGGCTGCCCGAGGATGCGGTGGTTTTCTGTTCGTTCAACAACCATAACAAGGTTTCCCCGGCGGAGTTCGACATCTGGATGGACCTGCTTAAGGAGGTCGATGGCAGTGTCCTGTGGTTCCTTGCGGTGCCTGGTGTGATCCGTGATAACATCCGCAAGGAGGCGGAGGCTCGTGGCGTGCCGGCGGATCGGATCGTCTTTGCCGGGCGTTGTCCTACTCCCCATCACATTGCGCGTCTGCCGCTGGCGGATATCTTTCTTGATACCTTTGCCTGTAATGCCCACACCACGGCGAGTGAGACGCTGTGGTCGGGTGTTCCGGTGGTGACCAAACCGGGGCAGCAGTTTGCGGCGCGGGTCGCGGCGAGCGTCGTCACCGCCGTGGGTTGTCCTGAGCTGATTGCCGAGACGGAGGAGGAGTATCGCGCGCTGGCGCTGCGGCTGGCCCGAAACGCCGAGGAACGACAGGCGCTGCGCGAGAAGCTGAAGGCGAATATCGCCACCACGCCGCTGTATGATACCGAGCAATATGTCCGCGATTTCGAGGCGCTTCTAACAAAGGCGATCCAGCGCTATGACGATGGGCTGAAGCCGGATCATTTAAGCCTGGCCGAGGGCAAGGTCTAA
- the uvrA gene encoding excinuclease ABC subunit UvrA encodes MAELKSIEVRGAREHNLKNIDVDIPRDQLVVITGLSGSGKSSLAFDTIYAEGQRRYVESLSAYARQFLDMMEKPDVDHISGLSPAISIEQKTTSKNPRSTVGTVTEIYDYLRLLFARAGTPYSPATGMPIEAQQVQDMVDRIMTLEEGTRGFLLAPIVRDRKGEYRKEFLELRKQGFQRVKVDGEFYELDEPPTLDKKFRHDIDVVVDRLVVREGLETRLADSLRTALDLADGIAILETAPRAAEGEEAPTPERITFSENFACPVSGFTIPEIEPRLFSFNAPFGACPECDGLGVELFFDERLVVPDQNLKIYDGALAPWRKGKSPYFLQTIEAIAKHYQFDKNTKWKDLPNKVQQVFLHGSGDEEIKFRYDEGGRVYEVTRVFEGVIPNMERRYRETDSSWIREEFERYQNNRPCGTCEGYRLREEALAVKIAGLHVGQVVQMSIREALAWIEDVPNHLSTQKQEIARAIVKEIRERLGFLNNVGLEYLTLSRNAGTLSGGESQRIRLASQIGSGLTGVLYVLDEPSIGLHQRDNDRLLETLKNLRDQGNTVIVVEHDEDAIREADYVFDIGPGAGVHGGQVVSHGTPEMIAADEASITGQYLSGKREIAVPAERRKGNGKSVKVVKATGNNLKEVTAEFPLGKFLCVSGVSGGGKSTLTIETLFKTASMRLNGARQTPAPCETIKGLEHLDKVIDIDQRPIGRTPRSNPATYTGAFTPIREWFAGLPESKTRGYKPGRFSFNVKGGRCEACQGDGVIKIEMHFLPDVYVECETCKGARYNRETLEIQFKGKSIADVLDMTVEDAQQFFQAVPSIRDKMDALMRVGLGYIKVGQQATTLSGGEAQRVKLSKELAKRSTGRTLYILDEPTTGLHFEDVRKLLEVLHELVDQGNSVVVIEHNLDVIKTADWIIDIGPEGGDGGGQIVAAGTPEEVAATEGSHTGHYLKDILKARSLAAE; translated from the coding sequence ATGGCTGAGTTGAAATCGATCGAAGTGCGCGGCGCGCGCGAGCACAACCTGAAAAACATCGACGTGGATATCCCGCGCGATCAGCTGGTGGTGATCACCGGCCTGTCCGGCTCGGGCAAGTCCAGCCTCGCGTTTGATACCATCTATGCCGAAGGCCAGCGCCGCTATGTCGAGAGCCTGTCGGCCTATGCGCGCCAGTTCCTCGACATGATGGAAAAGCCGGATGTGGATCACATCAGCGGCCTGTCGCCTGCGATCTCCATCGAGCAGAAGACCACCTCGAAGAACCCGCGTTCGACTGTGGGGACCGTGACCGAGATCTACGATTATCTGCGTCTGCTGTTTGCCCGCGCGGGCACGCCCTATTCGCCGGCCACCGGAATGCCGATCGAGGCGCAGCAGGTGCAGGATATGGTCGATCGCATCATGACGCTGGAGGAGGGTACCCGTGGTTTCCTGCTGGCGCCCATTGTGCGGGACCGCAAGGGGGAGTACCGCAAGGAGTTCCTCGAGCTGCGCAAGCAGGGCTTCCAGCGCGTGAAGGTGGATGGCGAATTCTACGAGCTGGATGAACCGCCGACATTGGACAAGAAGTTCCGCCATGACATTGATGTGGTGGTTGATCGTCTGGTGGTTCGTGAGGGGTTGGAAACCCGGCTGGCCGACAGCCTGCGCACCGCGCTGGATCTGGCTGATGGCATCGCCATTCTGGAAACCGCCCCGCGTGCGGCCGAGGGCGAAGAAGCGCCGACGCCGGAGCGGATTACTTTTTCCGAGAATTTTGCCTGCCCGGTCAGCGGTTTTACCATTCCCGAGATCGAACCACGGCTGTTTTCCTTTAACGCGCCGTTTGGGGCCTGCCCGGAATGTGACGGTCTGGGGGTTGAGCTGTTCTTTGACGAGCGGCTGGTGGTGCCGGATCAGAACCTGAAGATCTATGACGGCGCGCTGGCGCCCTGGCGCAAGGGCAAATCGCCCTATTTCCTACAGACCATCGAAGCCATCGCCAAACATTACCAGTTCGACAAGAACACCAAGTGGAAGGACCTGCCCAATAAGGTGCAGCAGGTGTTTCTGCACGGTTCTGGCGATGAGGAAATCAAGTTCCGCTACGATGAGGGCGGTCGTGTCTATGAGGTGACGCGGGTTTTTGAGGGGGTGATCCCCAATATGGAACGCCGCTACCGCGAGACCGACTCCAGCTGGATCCGTGAGGAGTTCGAACGCTATCAGAATAACCGCCCCTGTGGCACCTGCGAAGGCTACCGGCTGCGCGAAGAGGCGCTGGCGGTCAAGATCGCCGGGCTGCATGTGGGGCAGGTGGTGCAGATGTCGATCCGCGAGGCGCTGGCCTGGATCGAGGATGTGCCCAACCACCTGTCGACGCAGAAACAGGAAATCGCCCGCGCCATCGTGAAGGAGATCCGCGAACGTCTGGGTTTCCTCAACAATGTTGGTCTGGAATATCTGACGCTCAGCCGCAATGCCGGCACGCTCTCCGGTGGCGAAAGCCAGCGGATCCGTCTGGCGTCGCAGATCGGCTCTGGTCTGACGGGCGTTCTCTATGTGCTGGATGAACCTTCTATCGGGCTGCATCAGCGCGACAATGACCGGCTGCTGGAGACGCTGAAAAACCTGCGCGATCAGGGCAATACGGTGATTGTTGTCGAACATGACGAGGATGCGATCCGCGAGGCGGATTATGTTTTTGACATCGGTCCGGGTGCCGGGGTGCATGGCGGCCAGGTGGTCAGCCATGGCACGCCGGAGATGATCGCGGCCGATGAAGCCTCGATCACCGGGCAATATCTGTCCGGCAAGCGTGAGATCGCGGTCCCCGCCGAGCGGCGCAAGGGCAATGGCAAATCGGTGAAAGTGGTGAAGGCCACCGGCAACAACCTGAAAGAGGTGACGGCGGAGTTTCCGCTGGGCAAATTCCTCTGTGTGTCCGGCGTCTCTGGCGGCGGCAAATCCACGCTGACGATTGAGACGCTGTTCAAGACCGCCTCCATGCGATTGAACGGCGCGCGTCAGACACCGGCGCCCTGCGAGACGATCAAGGGGCTGGAGCATCTGGACAAGGTGATCGACATCGACCAGCGCCCGATTGGCCGGACGCCACGGTCAAATCCGGCGACCTACACCGGTGCTTTTACCCCGATCCGCGAATGGTTTGCAGGGCTGCCGGAGTCAAAGACGCGCGGCTACAAACCGGGTCGGTTTTCCTTCAACGTGAAGGGCGGTCGCTGCGAGGCCTGTCAGGGTGACGGGGTGATCAAGATCGAGATGCACTTCCTGCCGGATGTCTATGTCGAATGCGAAACCTGCAAGGGCGCACGCTATAACCGTGAGACGCTGGAGATCCAGTTCAAGGGCAAGTCGATTGCCGATGTGCTGGATATGACGGTGGAGGATGCGCAGCAGTTCTTCCAGGCGGTGCCGTCCATCCGTGACAAGATGGATGCGCTGATGCGGGTGGGCCTTGGCTATATCAAGGTGGGCCAGCAGGCGACCACCCTGTCCGGCGGCGAGGCGCAGCGGGTCAAGCTGTCAAAGGAACTTGCCAAACGCTCAACCGGGCGGACGCTCTATATTCTGGACGAGCCGACAACTGGTCTGCATTTCGAGGATGTACGCAAGCTGCTGGAAGTGCTGCATGAGCTGGTCGATCAGGGCAATTCCGTCGTGGTGATCGAGCATAACCTAGATGTGATCAAAACCGCCGACTGGATCATTGATATCGGTCCTGAAGGTGGTGACGGCGGCGGTCAGATCGTGGCCGCAGGCACACCCGAGGAGGTTGCCGCCACCGAAGGCAGCCATACCGGCCACTACCTGAAGGATATCCTGAAGGCGCGCAGCCTGGCGGCGGAGTGA
- the mmsB gene encoding 3-hydroxyisobutyrate dehydrogenase encodes MNIGFIGLGNMGAPMAANLAKAGHTVTGFDMADVSIEGVTMAASAAEAATGAEVVITMLPNGEILRSVADDVIPAMATGAALVDCSTVDVDSARAVADRAGSANLMFVDAPVSGGIGGASAGTLTFMAGGSQAAFDAAKPLFDVMGQKAVHCGDAGAGQAAKICNNMILGITMIGTCEAFALADKLGLDRQKMFDVVSTSSGYSWSMNAYCPAPGVGPQSPADNDYKPGFAAELMLKDLRLAQQAAHSADADTPMGALAQALYSMFVEEEGGAGKDFSAMLPRFAARSRHD; translated from the coding sequence ATGAACATCGGATTTATCGGTCTCGGCAATATGGGGGCCCCAATGGCCGCCAATCTGGCAAAGGCAGGCCACACCGTCACCGGCTTTGACATGGCGGATGTCTCGATCGAGGGCGTCACCATGGCGGCCTCCGCCGCTGAGGCCGCGACCGGCGCAGAGGTGGTGATCACGATGCTGCCCAACGGCGAGATCCTGCGCTCGGTTGCCGATGACGTGATCCCCGCAATGGCGACCGGTGCTGCATTGGTTGACTGCTCTACCGTCGACGTCGACAGCGCCCGCGCGGTCGCCGATCGTGCCGGGTCGGCCAATCTGATGTTTGTCGACGCCCCGGTTTCCGGCGGTATTGGTGGCGCATCGGCCGGCACGCTGACCTTCATGGCCGGTGGCAGCCAGGCCGCCTTCGACGCAGCCAAGCCGCTGTTTGACGTGATGGGACAAAAGGCTGTGCACTGCGGCGATGCCGGCGCCGGTCAGGCCGCCAAGATCTGTAACAACATGATCCTCGGCATCACCATGATCGGCACCTGCGAGGCCTTTGCCCTTGCCGACAAACTGGGTCTCGACCGTCAGAAGATGTTCGATGTGGTCTCCACCTCCTCTGGCTACAGCTGGTCGATGAACGCCTATTGCCCGGCGCCGGGGGTTGGCCCGCAGTCGCCTGCCGATAATGACTACAAACCCGGGTTTGCCGCCGAGCTGATGCTGAAAGATCTGCGTCTGGCCCAGCAGGCCGCCCATAGCGCCGATGCCGACACGCCGATGGGGGCGCTGGCGCAGGCGCTTTATTCCATGTTTGTTGAGGAAGAAGGCGGCGCAGGCAAGGATTTCAGCGCCATGTTGCCGCGCTTCGCGGCCCGCAGCCGCCACGATTGA
- a CDS encoding enoyl-CoA hydratase/isomerase family protein, translating into MSDIDIRITGRAGRITLTRGKALNALSYDMCLAVDAALRAWATEDAVDLVVMDAEGEKAFCAGGDIAELYQTGTSGDYDYGRRFWRDEYRMNARIFEYPKPVVSFLQGFVMGGGVGLGCHGTHRIVGDSTRIAMPEVGIGLIPDVGGSLMLALAPGRLGEYLGLTGARMTAADAIYAGFADHYIPEVSWPALISELEQTGRAESLESSAETAPEGQMAALRADIDRSFGGEALGDILTALNHEASSFAEDTLKTLRRNSPLSMACTVELLHRLRLGSMSIRKALELEYRFTHRAMEKGDFLEGIRAQIIDKDRQPKWQYADREVPATAVSQMLMPLARDTLQFEEE; encoded by the coding sequence ATGAGCGATATTGATATCCGCATCACCGGCCGCGCCGGGCGGATCACCCTGACCCGTGGCAAGGCGCTGAATGCGCTGAGTTATGACATGTGTCTGGCGGTCGATGCCGCCCTCAGGGCCTGGGCAACGGAGGACGCTGTCGATCTGGTGGTCATGGACGCCGAGGGCGAAAAAGCCTTCTGCGCCGGCGGTGACATTGCCGAACTCTACCAGACCGGCACCAGTGGCGACTATGACTATGGTCGCCGGTTTTGGCGCGACGAATACCGTATGAACGCCCGGATCTTCGAATATCCCAAACCGGTGGTCAGCTTCCTTCAGGGGTTTGTCATGGGTGGCGGCGTCGGTCTTGGCTGCCACGGCACCCATCGCATTGTCGGCGACAGCACACGTATTGCCATGCCCGAGGTCGGCATCGGCCTCATCCCCGATGTGGGCGGCAGCCTGATGCTGGCTCTGGCGCCCGGTCGGCTTGGTGAATATCTGGGCCTCACCGGTGCGCGCATGACGGCGGCCGACGCGATCTACGCAGGCTTTGCCGACCATTACATTCCCGAGGTCAGCTGGCCTGCGCTGATTTCGGAGCTTGAGCAGACCGGCCGTGCCGAGAGTCTCGAAAGCAGCGCAGAGACCGCCCCCGAAGGGCAGATGGCCGCGCTGCGTGCCGACATTGACCGCAGCTTTGGCGGCGAGGCGCTTGGCGATATCCTGACTGCGCTCAATCATGAGGCCAGCAGCTTTGCCGAGGACACGCTGAAAACCCTCCGCCGCAATTCGCCGCTATCAATGGCCTGCACCGTCGAGCTGCTGCACCGGCTGCGCCTTGGCAGCATGAGTATTCGCAAAGCGCTGGAACTGGAGTATCGCTTTACTCACCGCGCAATGGAAAAGGGCGATTTTCTGGAGGGCATCCGCGCCCAGATCATTGACAAGGACCGCCAGCCCAAATGGCAATATGCAGATCGTGAAGTGCCTGCTACCGCTGTCAGCCAGATGCTGATGCCACTGGCCCGCGACACGCTGCAGTTCGAGGAGGAGTAA
- a CDS encoding acyl-CoA dehydrogenase family protein — translation MDFALTEEQTAIFDMAFAFGQEHIAPFARQWEAEGTIPKSLWPQIGELGFGALYVSEETGGAGLSRLDATLVFEALSMACPSVAAFLSIHNMCAKMLDSFASDEMKARIMPDILSMQTVLSYCLTEPGSGSDAAALKTRATKTNEGYTLNGTKAFISGGGYSDAYVCMVRTGEDGPKGISTVYVEDGTAGLSFGGLEEKMGWKSQPTAQVQFDDCTIPANNLVGEEGSGFKYAMKGLDGGRLNIASCSLGAAQQALTMTLKYMSERKAFSKSIDQFQGLQFRLADMEIELQAARVFLRQAAWKLDQGAPDASKHCAMAKKFVTEAGSKVVDQCLQLHGGYGYLADYGIEKLVRDLRVHQILEGTNEIMRVITARHMLAENH, via the coding sequence GTGGATTTCGCATTGACCGAGGAACAGACCGCCATTTTCGATATGGCTTTCGCCTTTGGACAGGAGCATATCGCCCCCTTCGCCCGCCAGTGGGAGGCCGAAGGCACCATTCCGAAATCACTCTGGCCGCAGATCGGCGAGCTGGGGTTCGGCGCGCTTTATGTCTCCGAGGAAACCGGCGGCGCGGGGCTGTCCCGGCTGGATGCCACATTGGTCTTTGAGGCGCTGTCGATGGCCTGCCCGTCTGTTGCCGCCTTCCTGTCGATCCACAATATGTGCGCCAAGATGCTCGACAGCTTTGCCAGCGACGAGATGAAGGCCCGGATCATGCCCGACATCCTGTCGATGCAGACCGTGCTCAGCTACTGTCTGACCGAACCCGGCTCCGGCTCCGATGCCGCCGCCCTCAAAACCCGCGCCACCAAGACCAACGAGGGCTACACCCTCAACGGCACCAAGGCATTCATCTCCGGTGGCGGCTACTCTGACGCCTATGTCTGCATGGTGCGCACCGGCGAAGACGGCCCCAAGGGGATCTCCACCGTCTATGTCGAAGATGGCACGGCGGGCCTCAGCTTTGGCGGGCTTGAGGAAAAAATGGGCTGGAAGAGCCAGCCCACCGCGCAGGTCCAGTTCGACGACTGCACGATCCCGGCCAATAACCTGGTCGGCGAAGAAGGCAGCGGCTTCAAATACGCGATGAAGGGTCTCGACGGCGGGCGCCTGAATATCGCCTCCTGCTCGCTCGGGGCTGCGCAGCAGGCGCTGACCATGACCCTGAAATACATGTCCGAACGCAAGGCCTTTAGCAAATCTATCGACCAGTTTCAGGGGCTGCAATTCCGTCTTGCCGATATGGAAATCGAATTGCAGGCGGCCCGTGTATTCCTGCGTCAGGCGGCGTGGAAGCTGGATCAGGGCGCGCCGGATGCCTCCAAACACTGCGCGATGGCAAAGAAATTTGTCACCGAAGCAGGCTCCAAAGTGGTGGATCAATGTTTGCAGCTGCATGGCGGCTACGGCTATCTTGCCGATTACGGCATCGAAAAACTGGTGCGTGATCTGCGCGTCCACCAGATCCTGGAAGGCACCAATGAAATCATGCGGGTGATTACCGCGCGCCATATGCTGGCGGAAAACCACTGA
- a CDS encoding L,D-transpeptidase, translated as MSNFRMTRRAALTGIGATLATPALLRAQSSDAFPVEEPKIETEIPVKRNISSFQQQAWQDHFDDLGVGCMLADISSRALHYWGPDGETYRLFPSSVPMTEELTRRGYTEIVRKAENPSWTPTASMRERDPTLPVRIDGGDPGNPLGTRAMYLDWPAYLVHGTHDTRKIGRQSSSGCIGLYNQHVESLYEMVKIGTKVRLL; from the coding sequence ATGAGCAACTTTCGTATGACCCGCCGCGCTGCCCTCACCGGGATTGGCGCCACATTGGCCACCCCGGCGCTGCTGCGCGCCCAGTCGAGCGACGCCTTTCCGGTGGAAGAGCCAAAGATCGAAACCGAAATCCCGGTGAAACGCAATATTTCCTCCTTCCAGCAGCAGGCCTGGCAGGATCACTTCGATGATCTGGGCGTGGGCTGCATGTTGGCCGATATTTCCTCGCGCGCGCTGCATTACTGGGGGCCGGATGGCGAGACCTACCGGCTGTTCCCCTCCTCGGTGCCGATGACCGAGGAGCTGACCCGACGCGGCTATACCGAAATCGTGCGCAAGGCGGAGAACCCCAGCTGGACTCCAACCGCCTCAATGCGCGAGCGTGACCCGACACTGCCGGTCCGCATCGACGGCGGCGACCCGGGCAACCCGCTGGGCACACGTGCGATGTATCTCGACTGGCCGGCCTATCTGGTGCATGGCACCCATGACACCCGCAAGATCGGACGGCAAAGCTCCTCCGGCTGTATCGGCCTTTACAATCAGCACGTCGAATCGCTCTACGAGATGGTGAAGATCGGCACAAAGGTGCGCCTGCTCTGA